In Saccopteryx leptura isolate mSacLep1 chromosome 11, mSacLep1_pri_phased_curated, whole genome shotgun sequence, the following proteins share a genomic window:
- the LOC136383259 gene encoding large ribosomal subunit protein eL42-like, translated as MLNIPKTRLTLCKKCGNHQPHKGTQYKKGKNPLCMRRDRKQSGYGGQTKPIFCKTSKTTKKIVLRLECVEPTCRSKRRLVTKRCKHSELGGDKRKGQEIQF; from the exons ATGTTGAACATTCCTAAAACCCGCCTAACTTTATGTAAGAAGTGTGGCAAT CATCAACCTCACAAAGGAACACAGTACAAAAAGGGCAAGAATCCTCTCTGCATGCGCAGGGACAGGAAGCAGAGTGGCTATGGTGGGCAGACTAAGCCAATTTTCTGCAAAACGTCTAAAACTACAAAGAAGATTGTGCTGAGGCTTGAATGTGTTGAGCCCACCTGCAGATCAAAGAGAAGGCTGGTTACTAAGAGATGCAAGCATTCTGAACTGGGAGGAGATAAGAGAAAGGGCCAAGAGATCCAGTTCTGA